The Sediminispirochaeta bajacaliforniensis DSM 16054 genome window below encodes:
- the cas4 gene encoding CRISPR-associated protein Cas4 — MVDEDELIPISALQHVLFCERQYALIHLERVWEENRFTAEGNILHERVDIEHHESRRNYKAEYGLAIRSLSFGLIGKADVVEFEKDDAGRIVSIVPVEFKRGKNKEEDPDRVQLCAQALCLEEMFDCEISEGQLYYLGEHRRRSVEISEQLREKTSGLIERIRIIAASGATPEAVYERRKCDRCSLFDLCMPKTVDGGGKNVARYVQNQIRKSLHDEDTCKEDV; from the coding sequence ATGGTTGATGAAGACGAGCTTATTCCCATTTCTGCTTTACAGCATGTTCTGTTCTGCGAACGACAGTATGCGCTGATCCACCTTGAACGGGTTTGGGAAGAGAACCGTTTTACCGCCGAAGGGAATATCCTGCATGAGCGGGTGGATATTGAGCACCATGAGAGTCGAAGGAACTACAAGGCGGAATATGGCTTGGCCATACGATCACTTTCTTTCGGTCTCATAGGGAAGGCCGATGTGGTCGAATTCGAAAAGGATGATGCGGGTCGGATTGTTTCGATTGTGCCTGTGGAATTTAAGCGGGGTAAAAACAAGGAAGAGGACCCCGACCGTGTGCAGCTCTGCGCTCAGGCCCTGTGCCTGGAGGAGATGTTTGACTGCGAGATAAGCGAGGGACAGTTGTATTATCTGGGGGAACACCGCAGGCGGTCGGTTGAAATTTCGGAGCAACTTCGCGAAAAGACCTCAGGCTTAATCGAGCGAATCCGGATCATTGCTGCTTCTGGGGCCACGCCTGAAGCGGTATACGAAAGGCGAAAGTGTGACCGTTGTTCCCTTTTTGATCTTTGTATGCCGAAGACCGTGGACGGTGGCGGCAAGAATGTTGCCCGTTATGTACAGAATCAGATACGAAAGAGTTTGCATGATGAAGATACATGTAAGGAAGATGTGTAA
- the cas2 gene encoding CRISPR-associated endonuclease Cas2: MMVLVSYDVAVTTPGGTRRLRKVAKACLNYGQRVQHSVFECVIDPAQWVKLKHQLETIVDPQEDSLRYYFLGSNYKRRVEHFGAKPSLDVDGPVIV, from the coding sequence ATGATGGTATTGGTCAGCTATGATGTTGCCGTCACCACCCCAGGTGGTACCAGACGCCTTCGTAAGGTCGCTAAGGCATGCCTCAATTATGGGCAGAGGGTACAGCACTCGGTATTTGAATGCGTGATTGATCCTGCCCAATGGGTTAAACTCAAGCACCAACTCGAGACGATCGTTGACCCTCAGGAGGACAGCCTTCGCTACTATTTTCTCGGATCAAATTACAAGCGTCGGGTTGAGCATTTCGGTGCGAAACCCTCCCTTGATGTCGATGGACCGGTTATCGTTTGA
- the cas1c gene encoding type I-C CRISPR-associated endonuclease Cas1c, whose amino-acid sequence MRKLLNTLYVATQGSYLRKEGETVVIEQGGEKALQLPIHTLGGIVAFGNVLCSPFLLGFCAERDITVSFLSEHGRFLAAVRGPVSGNVLLRRTQYRQADDPRVTRDVAKNIIEAKLANSRLVVNRAIRDHKERVDDSALSDAAAQIARYLQQLERAKNADEVRGIEGIGAALYFGVFNHLIVDQKHDFTFSERNRRPPLDEVNALLSFTYTLLAHDVRSALETVGLDPAVGFLHRDRPGRPGLALDLMEEFRSVIADRLVLSLINRRQVAKSGFKRAENGAVIMDDKTRKTLLVEYQNRKQTEVFHPYIEEKIPIGLLFFVQANLMARFLRGDLDGYPSFFWR is encoded by the coding sequence ATGCGAAAATTGCTGAATACCCTCTATGTCGCCACGCAAGGTAGTTATCTGCGCAAGGAAGGGGAGACCGTCGTTATCGAGCAGGGCGGTGAAAAGGCCTTGCAGTTGCCGATCCATACTCTGGGAGGGATCGTTGCCTTCGGCAACGTGCTCTGTTCCCCTTTTTTATTAGGCTTCTGTGCCGAACGGGATATCACCGTCTCCTTTTTAAGCGAACACGGCCGTTTCCTTGCCGCGGTCCGGGGACCGGTTAGCGGGAACGTTCTGTTACGCCGGACCCAATACCGGCAGGCTGATGACCCACGGGTAACCCGGGATGTTGCAAAAAACATCATCGAGGCAAAACTCGCCAACTCCAGGCTCGTGGTCAACCGTGCCATCCGTGACCATAAGGAGCGGGTCGATGACTCGGCACTCTCCGATGCTGCGGCTCAGATTGCCAGATATCTTCAGCAACTTGAACGGGCCAAGAACGCCGATGAGGTCCGCGGTATTGAGGGGATCGGGGCGGCACTCTATTTTGGGGTCTTCAACCATTTGATTGTGGATCAGAAGCACGATTTTACCTTTTCGGAGCGAAACCGCCGGCCTCCCCTGGATGAGGTCAATGCCCTGCTTTCGTTTACCTATACCCTCCTTGCCCATGACGTGCGATCGGCCCTGGAAACCGTCGGCCTGGACCCGGCTGTCGGCTTCCTGCACCGGGACCGACCGGGGCGTCCCGGTCTTGCCCTTGATCTGATGGAGGAGTTTCGCTCCGTCATTGCCGACCGCCTGGTCCTCTCGTTGATCAACCGCCGACAGGTTGCCAAGTCGGGTTTCAAACGGGCTGAGAATGGTGCCGTGATCATGGATGATAAAACCAGAAAGACCCTATTGGTGGAATATCAAAATAGGAAACAAACCGAGGTCTTTCATCCCTATATTGAGGAAAAGATTCCCATCGGCCTGCTCTTTTTTGTACAGGCGAATCTAATGGCCCGTTTTTTGCGCGGGGATCTCGATGGCTATCCGTCCTTTTTCTGGAGGTAA